A single window of Macaca mulatta isolate MMU2019108-1 chromosome 9, T2T-MMU8v2.0, whole genome shotgun sequence DNA harbors:
- the UCN3 gene encoding urocortin-3 isoform X1 → MPRPVHFLLLLLLLLGGPRTGLPHKFYKAKPIFSCLNAAVSEAEKGQGEDTSLLSKRSFHHPPGGNASSGEEDEGKEKRTFPVSGARGGAGGTRYKYVSQAQPRGKPRQDTAKSPQRTKFTLSLDVPTNIMNLLFNIAKAKNLRAQAAANAHLMAQIGRKKSRLPPPLSVPTEVRYCPTFPDTRRLMFLPVFSVSFLPPYSKRQSSCIPPLQSSPC, encoded by the exons ATGCCGAGGCCGGTCCacttcctgctgctcctgctgctgctcctgggGGGCCCCAGGACAGGCCTCCCGCACAAGTTCTACAAGGCCAAGCCCATCTTCAGCTGCCTCAACGCCGCCGTGTCTGAGGCTGAGAAGGGCCAGGGGGAGGATACGTCCCTGCTGAGCAAGAGGAGCTTCCACCACCCGCCAGGCGGAAACGCCTCCTCGGGAGAGGAGGACGAGGGCAAAGAGAAAAGGACTTTCCCCGTCTCTGGGGCCAGGGGTGGAGCTGGAGGCACCCGGTACAAATACGTGTCCCAAGCACAGCCCAGGGGAAAGCCACGCCAGGACACAGCCAAGAGTCCCCAGCGCACCAAGTTCACCCTGTCCCTCGACGTCCCCACCAACATCATGAACCTGCTCTTCAACATCGCCAAGGCCAAGAACCTGCGCGCCCAGGCGGCCGCCAACGCCCATCTGATGGCGCAGATTGGGAGGAAAAA ATCCCGGCTCCCTCCTCCTCTGTCTGTACCCACGGAAGTGCGCTATTGTCCAACCTTCCCAGATACAAGGCGGCTAATGTTCCTCCCTGTATTCAGcgtctccttcctccctccctacaGCAAGAGGCAAAGTTCATGCATTCCTCCTCTCCAGTCTTCTCCCTGTTGA
- the UCN3 gene encoding urocortin-3 isoform X2, producing MPRPVHFLLLLLLLLGGPRTGLPHKFYKAKPIFSCLNAAVSEAEKGQGEDTSLLSKRSFHHPPGGNASSGEEDEGKEKRTFPVSGARGGAGGTRYKYVSQAQPRGKPRQDTAKSPQRTKFTLSLDVPTNIMNLLFNIAKAKNLRAQAAANAHLMAQIGRKK from the coding sequence ATGCCGAGGCCGGTCCacttcctgctgctcctgctgctgctcctgggGGGCCCCAGGACAGGCCTCCCGCACAAGTTCTACAAGGCCAAGCCCATCTTCAGCTGCCTCAACGCCGCCGTGTCTGAGGCTGAGAAGGGCCAGGGGGAGGATACGTCCCTGCTGAGCAAGAGGAGCTTCCACCACCCGCCAGGCGGAAACGCCTCCTCGGGAGAGGAGGACGAGGGCAAAGAGAAAAGGACTTTCCCCGTCTCTGGGGCCAGGGGTGGAGCTGGAGGCACCCGGTACAAATACGTGTCCCAAGCACAGCCCAGGGGAAAGCCACGCCAGGACACAGCCAAGAGTCCCCAGCGCACCAAGTTCACCCTGTCCCTCGACGTCCCCACCAACATCATGAACCTGCTCTTCAACATCGCCAAGGCCAAGAACCTGCGCGCCCAGGCGGCCGCCAACGCCCATCTGATGGCGCAGATTGGGAGGAAAAAGTAG
- the TUBAL3 gene encoding tubulin alpha chain-like 3 isoform X1 encodes MLQSSGGVISGPCDKAQLGGSSIITTGQEGHVLISMRECLSIHIGQAGIQIGDACWELYCLEHGIQPNGIVLDSQPDQLENAKMEHTNASFDTFFCETRAGKHVPRALFVDLEPTVIDGIRTGQRRSLFHPEQLLSGKEDAANNYARGRYSVGSKVIDLVLERTRKLAKQCGGLQGFLIFRSFGGGTGSGFTSLLMERLTGEYSRKTKLEFSVYPAPRISTAVVEPYNCVLTTHSATEHTDCTFIVDNEAIYDICQRKLGVERPSYASINRLMVQAVSSITASLRFEGPLNVDLIEFQTNLVPYPRIHFPMTAFAPIVSADKAYREQFSVSDITTACFESSNQLVKCDPQLGKYMACCLLYRGDVVPKEVNAAIAATKSRHSVQFVDWCPTGFKVGINNRPPTVMPGGDLAKVHRAVCMLSNTTAIVEAWARLDHKFDLMYAKRAFLHWYLREGMEEAEFLEAREDLAALERDYEEVGQSF; translated from the exons AGGGAGTGCCTTTCCATCCACATCGGTCAAGCTGGCATCCAGATTGGGGACGCTTGCTGGGAACTCTATTGTCTGGAACATGGAATCCAGCCAAACGGCATTGTTCTCGACAGTCAACCGGATCAGCTGGaaaatgcaaaaatggagcaCACAAATGCATCTTTCGATACCTTCTTCTGTGAGACAAGAGCTGGGAAGCATGTGCCTAGAGCACTCTTCGTGGACTTGGAGCCAACTGTTATAG ATGGGATCCGGACGGGCCAGCGCCGTTCACTCTTCCACCCTGAGCAGCTCCTTAGCGGAAAGGAGGATGCTGCCAACAACTATGCGCGAGGCCGTTACTCTGTGGGGTCGAAGGTCATCGACCTCGTGCTGGAGAGGACCCGGAAGCTGGCAA AACAGTGTGGTGGACTTCAGGGATTTTTGATTTTCCGAAGCTTTGGAGGAGGCACTGGTTCAGGGTTTACATCTCTCTTAATGGAGAGGCTCACAGGAGAATACAGCAGAAAGACTAAGCTGGAGTTCTCGGTCTACCCAGCCCCCAGGATCTCCACTGCTGTGGTAGAGCCTTATAACTGTGTCCTCACCACCCACTCCGCCACAGAGCACACGGACTGTACCTTCATAGTGGACAACGAGGCCATCTATGATATATGCCAACGTAAACTCGGTGTTGAACGCCCCTCTTATGCCAGCATCAATAGATTGATGGTTCAGGCAGTATCTTCCATCACTGCCTCCCTCCGGTTTGAAGGGCCCTTGAATGTGGACCTAATTGAATTCCAGACCAACCTAGTACCTTATCCGAGAATACATTTCCCCATGACAGCCTTCGCCCCCATCGTCTCTGCTGACAAAGCCTACCGTGAGCAGTTCTCCGTGTCAGACATCACCACCGCCTGCTTTGAGTCCTCCAACCAGCTGGTCAAGTGCGATCCTCAGCTTGGGAAGTACATGGCCTGCTGCCTACTCTACAGAGGGGACGTGGTCCCTAAGGAAGTGAATGCAGCAATCGCAGCCACGAAGTCGAGGCACTCTGTTCAGTTTGTAGATTGGTGTCCAACTGGTTTCAAGGTGGGCATCAACAATCGGCCGCCCACGGTGATGCCAGGTGGGGACCTGGCCAAAGTCCACCGGGCCGTCTGCATGCTGAGCAACACCACAGCAATCGTGGAGGCCTGGGCCCGCCTGGACCACAAGTTTGACCTCATGTATGCCAAGAGAGCATTTCTGCACTGGTACCTCAGAGAAGGCATGGAAGAAGCAGAGTTCTTGGAGGCCAGGGAAGATCTGGCAGCCTTGGAGAGGGATTATGAGGAAGTGGGGCAAAGTTTCTGA
- the TUBAL3 gene encoding tubulin alpha chain-like 3 isoform X3, with product MISARCNLLGSSDSPASVSRVAGITDGIRTGQRRSLFHPEQLLSGKEDAANNYARGRYSVGSKVIDLVLERTRKLAKQCGGLQGFLIFRSFGGGTGSGFTSLLMERLTGEYSRKTKLEFSVYPAPRISTAVVEPYNCVLTTHSATEHTDCTFIVDNEAIYDICQRKLGVERPSYASINRLMVQAVSSITASLRFEGPLNVDLIEFQTNLVPYPRIHFPMTAFAPIVSADKAYREQFSVSDITTACFESSNQLVKCDPQLGKYMACCLLYRGDVVPKEVNAAIAATKSRHSVQFVDWCPTGFKVGINNRPPTVMPGGDLAKVHRAVCMLSNTTAIVEAWARLDHKFDLMYAKRAFLHWYLREGMEEAEFLEAREDLAALERDYEEVGQSF from the exons atgatctcggctcgctgcaacctcttgggttcaagtgattctcctgcctcagtctcccgagtagctgggattacag ATGGGATCCGGACGGGCCAGCGCCGTTCACTCTTCCACCCTGAGCAGCTCCTTAGCGGAAAGGAGGATGCTGCCAACAACTATGCGCGAGGCCGTTACTCTGTGGGGTCGAAGGTCATCGACCTCGTGCTGGAGAGGACCCGGAAGCTGGCAA AACAGTGTGGTGGACTTCAGGGATTTTTGATTTTCCGAAGCTTTGGAGGAGGCACTGGTTCAGGGTTTACATCTCTCTTAATGGAGAGGCTCACAGGAGAATACAGCAGAAAGACTAAGCTGGAGTTCTCGGTCTACCCAGCCCCCAGGATCTCCACTGCTGTGGTAGAGCCTTATAACTGTGTCCTCACCACCCACTCCGCCACAGAGCACACGGACTGTACCTTCATAGTGGACAACGAGGCCATCTATGATATATGCCAACGTAAACTCGGTGTTGAACGCCCCTCTTATGCCAGCATCAATAGATTGATGGTTCAGGCAGTATCTTCCATCACTGCCTCCCTCCGGTTTGAAGGGCCCTTGAATGTGGACCTAATTGAATTCCAGACCAACCTAGTACCTTATCCGAGAATACATTTCCCCATGACAGCCTTCGCCCCCATCGTCTCTGCTGACAAAGCCTACCGTGAGCAGTTCTCCGTGTCAGACATCACCACCGCCTGCTTTGAGTCCTCCAACCAGCTGGTCAAGTGCGATCCTCAGCTTGGGAAGTACATGGCCTGCTGCCTACTCTACAGAGGGGACGTGGTCCCTAAGGAAGTGAATGCAGCAATCGCAGCCACGAAGTCGAGGCACTCTGTTCAGTTTGTAGATTGGTGTCCAACTGGTTTCAAGGTGGGCATCAACAATCGGCCGCCCACGGTGATGCCAGGTGGGGACCTGGCCAAAGTCCACCGGGCCGTCTGCATGCTGAGCAACACCACAGCAATCGTGGAGGCCTGGGCCCGCCTGGACCACAAGTTTGACCTCATGTATGCCAAGAGAGCATTTCTGCACTGGTACCTCAGAGAAGGCATGGAAGAAGCAGAGTTCTTGGAGGCCAGGGAAGATCTGGCAGCCTTGGAGAGGGATTATGAGGAAGTGGGGCAAAGTTTCTGA
- the TUBAL3 gene encoding tubulin alpha chain-like 3 isoform X2, translated as MRLECSGMISARCNLLGSSDSPASVSRVAGITDGIRTGQRRSLFHPEQLLSGKEDAANNYARGRYSVGSKVIDLVLERTRKLAKQCGGLQGFLIFRSFGGGTGSGFTSLLMERLTGEYSRKTKLEFSVYPAPRISTAVVEPYNCVLTTHSATEHTDCTFIVDNEAIYDICQRKLGVERPSYASINRLMVQAVSSITASLRFEGPLNVDLIEFQTNLVPYPRIHFPMTAFAPIVSADKAYREQFSVSDITTACFESSNQLVKCDPQLGKYMACCLLYRGDVVPKEVNAAIAATKSRHSVQFVDWCPTGFKVGINNRPPTVMPGGDLAKVHRAVCMLSNTTAIVEAWARLDHKFDLMYAKRAFLHWYLREGMEEAEFLEAREDLAALERDYEEVGQSF; from the exons ATGAG gttggagtgcagtggcatgatctcggctcgctgcaacctcttgggttcaagtgattctcctgcctcagtctcccgagtagctgggattacag ATGGGATCCGGACGGGCCAGCGCCGTTCACTCTTCCACCCTGAGCAGCTCCTTAGCGGAAAGGAGGATGCTGCCAACAACTATGCGCGAGGCCGTTACTCTGTGGGGTCGAAGGTCATCGACCTCGTGCTGGAGAGGACCCGGAAGCTGGCAA AACAGTGTGGTGGACTTCAGGGATTTTTGATTTTCCGAAGCTTTGGAGGAGGCACTGGTTCAGGGTTTACATCTCTCTTAATGGAGAGGCTCACAGGAGAATACAGCAGAAAGACTAAGCTGGAGTTCTCGGTCTACCCAGCCCCCAGGATCTCCACTGCTGTGGTAGAGCCTTATAACTGTGTCCTCACCACCCACTCCGCCACAGAGCACACGGACTGTACCTTCATAGTGGACAACGAGGCCATCTATGATATATGCCAACGTAAACTCGGTGTTGAACGCCCCTCTTATGCCAGCATCAATAGATTGATGGTTCAGGCAGTATCTTCCATCACTGCCTCCCTCCGGTTTGAAGGGCCCTTGAATGTGGACCTAATTGAATTCCAGACCAACCTAGTACCTTATCCGAGAATACATTTCCCCATGACAGCCTTCGCCCCCATCGTCTCTGCTGACAAAGCCTACCGTGAGCAGTTCTCCGTGTCAGACATCACCACCGCCTGCTTTGAGTCCTCCAACCAGCTGGTCAAGTGCGATCCTCAGCTTGGGAAGTACATGGCCTGCTGCCTACTCTACAGAGGGGACGTGGTCCCTAAGGAAGTGAATGCAGCAATCGCAGCCACGAAGTCGAGGCACTCTGTTCAGTTTGTAGATTGGTGTCCAACTGGTTTCAAGGTGGGCATCAACAATCGGCCGCCCACGGTGATGCCAGGTGGGGACCTGGCCAAAGTCCACCGGGCCGTCTGCATGCTGAGCAACACCACAGCAATCGTGGAGGCCTGGGCCCGCCTGGACCACAAGTTTGACCTCATGTATGCCAAGAGAGCATTTCTGCACTGGTACCTCAGAGAAGGCATGGAAGAAGCAGAGTTCTTGGAGGCCAGGGAAGATCTGGCAGCCTTGGAGAGGGATTATGAGGAAGTGGGGCAAAGTTTCTGA